CCGCACTGATGTCGGCGTAGCGGGTCAGCACCACCCGGTTCATGCCGGGATCAAAGAACACGGGCGTCGTCTCGCGCAACTCGGCCAGCAGCGGATAGGGGTTCTGGACGAACGCCGGGTCCGTGACGGGCAGGCGGAACACCGGCAGATTCGGGGGCGACATCACAGGAACTGGTGGTTTTCGAGCAGGTCCGTGTCCTTCTCGCCGTCCTGCTCGGGGGCGGCGTCCCCCGCGTCGGGCAGTTCCCGCGTCTGTGCCTGGGTCTGCGCCCGGCCTCCACCCTTGAGATGCTGGCTCGGCAGCCCGGAAACCGGCAGGGGCATGTCCTCGGGCAGCACGTGGCGGGCCGAGAGATCGGAAAACGAGGTCATCAGGGCGCGGTAGCCGCTCAGAAACTGCACGTACTCCTGACGCGCCCCGGCCAGACGCGAGGTCAGTTCGGTGTGGCGCTCGTTGAACTCGCGTTCCAGCGCGTTGATGCGCTCGGTCTGCACGCGCTCGCGCTCCAGCAGCAGCTGGTGGTGGTCACGCTCCAGATCGGCGAAGCGGGCGTGGAAGGTGGCCTCCAGCGCGGTCATGCGCGCGCCGTGCTGGGCCTCGAATTCCACGTTGCGGGCCTGGGCCTCGCGCAGCATGCTCTCGCCCTGGGCGGTGGCATGGGCCACGATCAGCTCGCTTTCCTTCGTGGCGTTCTGACG
This is a stretch of genomic DNA from Deinococcus radiopugnans ATCC 19172. It encodes these proteins:
- a CDS encoding DivIVA domain-containing protein; amino-acid sequence: MTEPMTDLTRVDLSPERASELTPGTTARRDSNRLTPLDIRHQEFPGRFGGYRRDSVRAFLAQVSDELEALLGEQLRARETRTRLERELEELKASQDEIRRAVVAAEKMSHDLRQNATKESELIVAHATAQGESMLREAQARNVEFEAQHGARMTALEATFHARFADLERDHHQLLLERERVQTERINALEREFNERHTELTSRLAGARQEYVQFLSGYRALMTSFSDLSARHVLPEDMPLPVSGLPSQHLKGGGRAQTQAQTRELPDAGDAAPEQDGEKDTDLLENHQFL